In Gambusia affinis linkage group LG06, SWU_Gaff_1.0, whole genome shotgun sequence, one DNA window encodes the following:
- the crk gene encoding adapter molecule crk: MAGRFDASDRESWYWGRLTRAETVCMLQGQRHGVFLVRDSITSPGDYVLSVSENSRVSHYIINTNSRKPEPGSPPHKFRIGDQEFESLPALLEFYKIHYLDTTTLIGPMNKSKNPRSARGVAKPPARLEDEYVRGLFDFPGNDEEDLPFRMGDILRVLEKPEEQWWNAQNSEGKTGMIPVPYVEQFRPASPSAMAGAGVPVVPPAGNSDSPAAQSGAPLTGDPSQYAQPTPLPNLQNGPVYARAIQKRVPNAYDKTALALEVGDMVKVTKINVNGQWEGECKGKHGHFPFTHVKLLDQHSAEDELS; the protein is encoded by the exons ATGGCCGGAAGATTTGACGCGTCGGACCGCGAGAGCTGGTACTGGGGCCGCTTGACCAGAGCGGAGACTGTGTGCATGCTGCAGGGGCAGCGGCACGGCGTGTTTCTGGTCCGGGACTCCATCACCAGCCCCGGCGACTACGTGCTGTCGGTGTCGGAGAACTCCAGAGTCTCGCATTATATAATTAACACGAACAGCCGAAAGCCCGAGCCAG GTTCGCCTCCCCACAAGTTTCGCATTGGTGACCAGGAGTTTGAGTCTCTTCCCGCTCTGCTCGAGTTCTACAAAATCCACTACTTGGACACCACCACCTTGATAGGTCCCATGAACAAGTCCAAAAATCCCCGCTCCGCCCGAGGTGTGGCCAAACCCCCAGCGCGCCTGGAAGATGAGTACGTCCGGGGGCTTTTCGACTTCCCCGGCAACGACGAGGAGGATCTCCCATTTCGGATGGGGGACATCCTTAGAGTACTGGAGAAGCCTGAGGAGCAGTGGTGGAACGCCCAGAACTCTGAAGGAAAAACGGGGATGATCCCAGTCCCGTACGTGGAGCAGTTCAGACCTGCGTCTCCGAGTGCAATGGCAGGGGCTGGCGTGCCTGTGGTGCCTCCTGCAGGGAACTCAGACAGCCCTGCGGCTCAGTCTGGCGCTCCGTTGACGGGAGACCCCAGCCAGTACGCCCAGCCCACTCCCCTCCCGAATCTCCAGAACGGACCAGTCTATGCCAGGGCCATACAGAAGAGGGTGCCCAACGCCTACGACAAGACTGCCCTGGCCTTGGAG GTGGGTGACATGGTGAAGGTGACCAAAATAAACGTGAACGGCCAGTGGGAGGGCGAATGTAAAGGCAAGCATGGCCACTTTCCTTTCACGCACGTGAAGCTGCTGGACCAGCACAGCGCCGAGGACGAACTGAGCTGA